In Raphanus sativus cultivar WK10039 chromosome 5, ASM80110v3, whole genome shotgun sequence, the following proteins share a genomic window:
- the LOC108805172 gene encoding vacuolar protein sorting-associated protein 2 homolog 1 produces the protein MMNSIFGKRKTPAELLRENKRMLDKSIRDIERERQGLQTQEKKLITEIKKTAKQGQMGAVKVMAKDLIRTRHQIEKFYKLKSQLQGVSLRIQTLKSTQAMGEAMKGVTKAMGQMNRQMNLPSLQKIMQEFERQNEKMEMTSEVMGDAIDDALEGDEEEEETEDLVSQVLDEIGIDINQELVNAPSGAVAAPAGKNKVVQAEAAGAEDGGGIDSDLQARLDNLRKM, from the exons ATGATGAATTCCATCTTCGGAAAGCGAAAAACTCCCGCAG AACTACTGCGGGAAAACAAGAGGATGCTCGATAAGTCGATCAGGGACATTGAGAGGGAGAGACAAGGTCTTCAGACACAAGAGAAGAAACTTATTACCGAGATTAAAAAGACCGCAAAGCAGGGCCAGATG GGAGCTGTGAAAGTGATGGCAAAGGACCTTATCAGAACACGACACCAGATTGAGAAGTTTTACAAGCTTAAATCCCAGCTCCAAGGTGTTTCTCTCAGGATCCAG ACTCTCAAATCAACACAAGCAATGGGAGAGGCAATGAAAGGTGTGACTAAAGCAATGGGGCAAATGAACAGGCAGATGAATCTGCCTTCTCTGCAGAAAATCATGCAAGAGTTTGAGAGGCAAAACGAGAAAATGGAGATGACCTCTGAGGTGATGGGAGATGCTATTGATGATGCCTTGGAAGgagatgaggaagaggaagagactGAAGATCTTGTTAGCCAAGTCCTTGACGAGATCGGTATCGATATCAACCAAGAG CTGGTGAATGCTCCATCTGGTGCGGTGGCAGCACCAGCAGGAAAGAACAAGGTGGTGCAAGCTGAGGCGGCAGGAGCTGAGGACGGTGGGGGAATAGATAGTGATCTTCAGGCAAGGTTGGACAACCTTCGAAAAATGTGA